From a region of the Oncorhynchus keta strain PuntledgeMale-10-30-2019 chromosome 13, Oket_V2, whole genome shotgun sequence genome:
- the LOC118392566 gene encoding importin-8-like isoform X1: MDPNRIIQALKGTIDPNLRIAAENELNQSYKIINFAPTLLQIIVSEQVEFPVRQAAAIYLKNMVSQYWQDREPSLGEVVFPFNIHENDRTQIRDNIVEGIIQCPESIRAQLTVCLRAIIKHDFPGRWTAIVDKIGLYLQSQNSGSWYGSLLALYQLVKTYEYKKAEERDPLLAAMQIFLPRIQQLVTQLLPDGTIFSVLIQKQILKIFHALVQYSLPLQLINNTVITQWMELLRAVMDRDVPPETLEVDEDDRPDLVWWKSKKWALYIITRLFERYGSPGNVTKEYFEFADFFLKTYAVGIQQVLLKVLDQHRQKQYVTPHVLQKSLNYLNQGLSHSLTWKHMKPHMQTISQEVIFPLMCYKDEDEKLWQEDPYEYIRMKFNVYDDHALPATAAQSLLCKAARKRKEVLPQMMEFCHQIMMEPSADPRRKDGALHVIGSLAELLLKKRVYREQMELMLQNYVFPLLNSPLGYLRARSCWVLHSFSPLRFHNELVLRNAVELVKQGLIADKEMPVKVEAAIALQTLVSNQEQAKVYIRPYIRPVMQELLHVIKETENDDLTNVIQKMICEYNQEVAVIAVDMTQNLAEIFTKVLQSEEYEESEDKTVMALGILSTIDTILTVMEDHKEITQQLEGICLQVIGLVLQKPIIGMAEFYEEILSLGFGLTCQTISPQMWQLLAVLYEVFQNDCFDYFTDMMPLLHNYVTVDTDMLLSNPKYLEVIYNMCKKVLTSDAGEDAECHAAKLLEVIVLQCRGRGIDQCIPLFVEAVLERLTRGVKSSELRTMCLQVAIAALYYNPALLIHTLDNMHFPHTPQPITAHFINQWMNDTEFFLGLHDRKMCIIGLSVLMELPSRPVVVDGIAAQIVPSVLLLFLGLKHLYSSRLNKPDLLACPGLPEEDQNEEIPSDEDEVNENCNAMMQQQTSTRVGHEDDEEEEDDEDYWDEEGLERTPLEEYNTPLDYDNGEDEYQFFTAALLRVQNTDQPWYQSLTTPLSDDQKKQLQEIYSLSQQRRSTAAKGQW; encoded by the exons ATGGATCCCAATAGGATAATTCAAGCCCTGAAAGGGACGATTGATCCCAACCTCCGGATAGCGGCTGAAAACGAACTCAATCAG TCGTACAAGATCATCAACTTCGCCCCCACTCTGCTCCAGATCATTGTGTCTGAACAGGTGGAGTTCCCTGTTCGCCAAGCAG CGGCCATCTACTTAAAGAACATGGTGAGCCAGTACTGGCAGGACCGCGAGCCCTCTCTAGGGGAGGTGGTGTTCCCCTTCAACATCCACGAGAACGACCGCACTCAGATCAGAGACAACATCGTGGAGGGCATCATCCAGTGTCCCGAGTCCATCCG GGCCCAGTTGACAGTGTGTTTGCGAGCCATCATAAAGCATGACTTCCCTGGGCGCTGGACGGCCATAGTGGATAAGATCGGCCTGTATCTGCAGTCTCAGAACAGTGGCAGCTGGTACGGCAGCCTGCTGGCCCTCTACCAGCTTGTCAAGACCTACGA gtataAGAAGGCGGAGGAGAGGGATCCGCTGCTAGCAGCCATGCAGATCTTCCTGCCCCGTATACAGCAGCTCGTCACCCAGCTACTGCCTGACGGCACCATCTTCTCTGTCCTCATACAGAAACAGATCCTCAAGATCTTCCACGCACTCGTACAG TACTCCCTGCCTCTCCAGCTGATTAATAACACAGTCATTACCCAGTGGATGGAGCTCCTCAGAGCTGTTATGGACAGAGATGTCCCCCCA GAGACGTTGGAAGTGGATGAGGATGACCGTCCTGACTTGGTGTGGTGGAAGAGTAAGAAGTGGGCCCTATACATCATCACCAGACTGTTCGAGAG GTACGGAAGCCCAGGCAACGTGACAAAGGAGTACTTTGAGTTTGCAGACTTTTTCTTGAAGACGTACGCTGTAGGGATCCAACAG GTCCTGTTGAAGGTGCTGGACCAACACCGACAGAAGCAGTATGTCACGCCTCACGTCCTCCAGAAGTCTCTTAACTACCTGAACCAGGGCCTGTCTCACTCCCTCACCTGGAAACACATGAAGCCACACATGCAG ACCATCAGCCAAGAGGTGATCTTCCCTCTAATGTGTTACAAAGACGAGGATGAGAAACTGTGGCAGGAGGATCCATACGAGTACATCCGCATGAAATTCA ATGTGTATGATGACCATGCCCTCCCTGCCACCGCCGCCCAGAGCCTCCTGTGTAAAGCAGCCCGCAAGAGGAAGGAG GTTCTTCCCCAGATGATGGAGTTCTGCCACCAGATCATGATGGAGCCCTCTGCTGACCCCCGCAGGAAGGATGGGGCGCTGCATGTCATCGGCTCACTAGCCGAACTCCTACTGAAG AAGAGGGTGTACAGGGAGCAGATGGAGCTGATGTTACAGAATTACGTTTTCCCTCTACTCAACTCCCCTCTGGGATACCTCCGGGCcagg TCGTGCTGGGTGCTGCATTCGTTCAGCCCGCTGCGTTTCCATAACGAGTTGGTCCTGAGGAATGCGGTGGAGCTGGTCAAACAGGGCCTCATAGCAGACAAGGAGATGCCCGTCAAGGTGGAGGCTGCTATCGCCTTGCAGACACTGGTCAGCAACCAGGAGCAAG cTAAGGTCTACATCAGGCCCTACATCCGGCCTGTCATGCAGGAGCTGCTCCACGTCATCAAGGAGACGGAGAACGATGACCTCACTAATGTCATTCAGAAGATGATCTGCGAGTACAACCAGGAAGTGGCTGTCATCGCCGTCGACATGACCCAGAACCTG GCTGAGATCTTCACCAAGGTGCTACAGAGTGAAGAGTATGAGGAGAGTGAAGACAAGACGGTGATGGCTCTGGGGATCCTCAGCACCATAGACACCATACTCACTGTTATGGAGGACCACAAGGAG atcacTCAGCAGTTGGAGGGCATCTGTTTACAGGTGATAGGCCTGGTGCTGCAGAAGCCCATCATAGGTATGGCAG agtTCTACGAGGAGATTCTGTCCCTGGGGTTTGGGTTGACCTGCCAGACCATCTCCCCTCAGATGTGGCAGCTACTGGCGGTGCTCTACGAGGTCTTCCAGAACGACTGCTTTGACTACTTCACGG ATATGATGCCTCTTTTGCACAACTACGTTACCGTGGATACAGACATGCTCCTGTCCAACCCCAAATATTTAGAGGTCATATACAACATGTGCAAAAAG GTGCTGACCAGTGATGCAGGTGAGGATGCAGAGTGTCACGCTGCTAAGCTGCTAGAGGTCATCGTGCTCCAGTGTCGGGGGAGGGGCATTGACCAG TGTATCCCGTTGTTCGTGGAGGCTGTGTTGGAGAGGCTAACCAGAGGTGTGAAGTCCAGTGAGCTGAGGACCATGTGTCTGCAGGTGGCCATCGCTGCTCTCTACTACAACCCAGCCCTGCTCATCCACACGCTGGACAACATGCACTTCCCCCACACCCCACAGCCCATCACCGCTCACTTCATCAACCAGTGGATGAATGACACTGAGTTCTTCCTGGG gctccaTGACCGTAAGATGTGTATCATCGGACTGAGTGTTCTGATGGAGCTACCCTCCAGGCCAGTGGTGGTAGACGGGATAGCGGCTCAGATTGTCCCCAGCGtcctgctcctcttcctggggcTCAAACACCTTTACTCCTCCCGCCTCAACAAGCCAGATCTTCTGGCCTGTCCTGGGTTACCGGAGGAAGACCAGAACG AGGAGATCCCTAGTGATGAGGACGAGGTGAATGAGAACTGTAACGCCATGATGCAACAGCAGACTAGCACACGCGTAGGC
- the LOC118392566 gene encoding importin-8-like isoform X2 — protein sequence MDPNRIIQALKGTIDPNLRIAAENELNQSYKIINFAPTLLQIIVSEQVEFPVRQAAAIYLKNMVSQYWQDREPSLGEVVFPFNIHENDRTQIRDNIVEGIIQCPESIRAQLTVCLRAIIKHDFPGRWTAIVDKIGLYLQSQNSGSWYGSLLALYQLVKTYEYKKAEERDPLLAAMQIFLPRIQQLVTQLLPDGTIFSVLIQKQILKIFHALVQYSLPLQLINNTVITQWMELLRAVMDRDVPPETLEVDEDDRPDLVWWKSKKWALYIITRLFERYGSPGNVTKEYFEFADFFLKTYAVGIQQVLLKVLDQHRQKQYVTPHVLQKSLNYLNQGLSHSLTWKHMKPHMQTISQEVIFPLMCYKDEDEKLWQEDPYEYIRMKFNVYDDHALPATAAQSLLCKAARKRKEVLPQMMEFCHQIMMEPSADPRRKDGALHVIGSLAELLLKKRVYREQMELMLQNYVFPLLNSPLGYLRARSCWVLHSFSPLRFHNELVLRNAVELVKQGLIADKEMPVKVEAAIALQTLVSNQEQAKVYIRPYIRPVMQELLHVIKETENDDLTNVIQKMICEYNQEVAVIAVDMTQNLAEIFTKVLQSEEYEESEDKTVMALGILSTIDTILTVMEDHKEITQQLEGICLQVIGLVLQKPIIGMAEFYEEILSLGFGLTCQTISPQMWQLLAVLYEVFQNDCFDYFTDMMPLLHNYVTVDTDMLLSNPKYLEVIYNMCKKVLTSDAGEDAECHAAKLLEVIVLQCRGRGIDQCIPLFVEAVLERLTRGVKSSELRTMCLQVAIAALYYNPALLIHTLDNMHFPHTPQPITAHFINQWMNDTEFFLGLHDRKMCIIGLSVLMELPSRPVVVDGIAAQIVPSVLLLFLGLKHLYSSRLNKPDLLACPGLPEEDQNEEIPSDEDEVNENCNAMMQQQTSTRVGHEDDEEEEDDEDYWDEEGLERTPLEEYNTPLDYDNGEDEYQFFTAALLRVQNTDQPWYQSLTTPLSDDQKKQLQEIYSLSQQRRSTAAKGQ from the exons ATGGATCCCAATAGGATAATTCAAGCCCTGAAAGGGACGATTGATCCCAACCTCCGGATAGCGGCTGAAAACGAACTCAATCAG TCGTACAAGATCATCAACTTCGCCCCCACTCTGCTCCAGATCATTGTGTCTGAACAGGTGGAGTTCCCTGTTCGCCAAGCAG CGGCCATCTACTTAAAGAACATGGTGAGCCAGTACTGGCAGGACCGCGAGCCCTCTCTAGGGGAGGTGGTGTTCCCCTTCAACATCCACGAGAACGACCGCACTCAGATCAGAGACAACATCGTGGAGGGCATCATCCAGTGTCCCGAGTCCATCCG GGCCCAGTTGACAGTGTGTTTGCGAGCCATCATAAAGCATGACTTCCCTGGGCGCTGGACGGCCATAGTGGATAAGATCGGCCTGTATCTGCAGTCTCAGAACAGTGGCAGCTGGTACGGCAGCCTGCTGGCCCTCTACCAGCTTGTCAAGACCTACGA gtataAGAAGGCGGAGGAGAGGGATCCGCTGCTAGCAGCCATGCAGATCTTCCTGCCCCGTATACAGCAGCTCGTCACCCAGCTACTGCCTGACGGCACCATCTTCTCTGTCCTCATACAGAAACAGATCCTCAAGATCTTCCACGCACTCGTACAG TACTCCCTGCCTCTCCAGCTGATTAATAACACAGTCATTACCCAGTGGATGGAGCTCCTCAGAGCTGTTATGGACAGAGATGTCCCCCCA GAGACGTTGGAAGTGGATGAGGATGACCGTCCTGACTTGGTGTGGTGGAAGAGTAAGAAGTGGGCCCTATACATCATCACCAGACTGTTCGAGAG GTACGGAAGCCCAGGCAACGTGACAAAGGAGTACTTTGAGTTTGCAGACTTTTTCTTGAAGACGTACGCTGTAGGGATCCAACAG GTCCTGTTGAAGGTGCTGGACCAACACCGACAGAAGCAGTATGTCACGCCTCACGTCCTCCAGAAGTCTCTTAACTACCTGAACCAGGGCCTGTCTCACTCCCTCACCTGGAAACACATGAAGCCACACATGCAG ACCATCAGCCAAGAGGTGATCTTCCCTCTAATGTGTTACAAAGACGAGGATGAGAAACTGTGGCAGGAGGATCCATACGAGTACATCCGCATGAAATTCA ATGTGTATGATGACCATGCCCTCCCTGCCACCGCCGCCCAGAGCCTCCTGTGTAAAGCAGCCCGCAAGAGGAAGGAG GTTCTTCCCCAGATGATGGAGTTCTGCCACCAGATCATGATGGAGCCCTCTGCTGACCCCCGCAGGAAGGATGGGGCGCTGCATGTCATCGGCTCACTAGCCGAACTCCTACTGAAG AAGAGGGTGTACAGGGAGCAGATGGAGCTGATGTTACAGAATTACGTTTTCCCTCTACTCAACTCCCCTCTGGGATACCTCCGGGCcagg TCGTGCTGGGTGCTGCATTCGTTCAGCCCGCTGCGTTTCCATAACGAGTTGGTCCTGAGGAATGCGGTGGAGCTGGTCAAACAGGGCCTCATAGCAGACAAGGAGATGCCCGTCAAGGTGGAGGCTGCTATCGCCTTGCAGACACTGGTCAGCAACCAGGAGCAAG cTAAGGTCTACATCAGGCCCTACATCCGGCCTGTCATGCAGGAGCTGCTCCACGTCATCAAGGAGACGGAGAACGATGACCTCACTAATGTCATTCAGAAGATGATCTGCGAGTACAACCAGGAAGTGGCTGTCATCGCCGTCGACATGACCCAGAACCTG GCTGAGATCTTCACCAAGGTGCTACAGAGTGAAGAGTATGAGGAGAGTGAAGACAAGACGGTGATGGCTCTGGGGATCCTCAGCACCATAGACACCATACTCACTGTTATGGAGGACCACAAGGAG atcacTCAGCAGTTGGAGGGCATCTGTTTACAGGTGATAGGCCTGGTGCTGCAGAAGCCCATCATAGGTATGGCAG agtTCTACGAGGAGATTCTGTCCCTGGGGTTTGGGTTGACCTGCCAGACCATCTCCCCTCAGATGTGGCAGCTACTGGCGGTGCTCTACGAGGTCTTCCAGAACGACTGCTTTGACTACTTCACGG ATATGATGCCTCTTTTGCACAACTACGTTACCGTGGATACAGACATGCTCCTGTCCAACCCCAAATATTTAGAGGTCATATACAACATGTGCAAAAAG GTGCTGACCAGTGATGCAGGTGAGGATGCAGAGTGTCACGCTGCTAAGCTGCTAGAGGTCATCGTGCTCCAGTGTCGGGGGAGGGGCATTGACCAG TGTATCCCGTTGTTCGTGGAGGCTGTGTTGGAGAGGCTAACCAGAGGTGTGAAGTCCAGTGAGCTGAGGACCATGTGTCTGCAGGTGGCCATCGCTGCTCTCTACTACAACCCAGCCCTGCTCATCCACACGCTGGACAACATGCACTTCCCCCACACCCCACAGCCCATCACCGCTCACTTCATCAACCAGTGGATGAATGACACTGAGTTCTTCCTGGG gctccaTGACCGTAAGATGTGTATCATCGGACTGAGTGTTCTGATGGAGCTACCCTCCAGGCCAGTGGTGGTAGACGGGATAGCGGCTCAGATTGTCCCCAGCGtcctgctcctcttcctggggcTCAAACACCTTTACTCCTCCCGCCTCAACAAGCCAGATCTTCTGGCCTGTCCTGGGTTACCGGAGGAAGACCAGAACG AGGAGATCCCTAGTGATGAGGACGAGGTGAATGAGAACTGTAACGCCATGATGCAACAGCAGACTAGCACACGCGTAGGC
- the LOC118392566 gene encoding importin-8-like isoform X3 — translation MDPNRIIQALKGTIDPNLRIAAENELNQSYKIINFAPTLLQIIVSEQVEFPVRQAAAIYLKNMVSQYWQDREPSLGEVVFPFNIHENDRTQIRDNIVEGIIQCPESIRAQLTVCLRAIIKHDFPGRWTAIVDKIGLYLQSQNSGSWYGSLLALYQLVKTYEYKKAEERDPLLAAMQIFLPRIQQLVTQLLPDGTIFSVLIQKQILKIFHALVQYSLPLQLINNTVITQWMELLRAVMDRDVPPETLEVDEDDRPDLVWWKSKKWALYIITRLFERYGSPGNVTKEYFEFADFFLKTYAVGIQQVLLKVLDQHRQKQYVTPHVLQKSLNYLNQGLSHSLTWKHMKPHMQTISQEVIFPLMCYKDEDEKLWQEDPYEYIRMKFNVYDDHALPATAAQSLLCKAARKRKEVLPQMMEFCHQIMMEPSADPRRKDGALHVIGSLAELLLKKRVYREQMELMLQNYVFPLLNSPLGYLRARSCWVLHSFSPLRFHNELVLRNAVELVKQGLIADKEMPVKVEAAIALQTLVSNQEQAKVYIRPYIRPVMQELLHVIKETENDDLTNVIQKMICEYNQEVAVIAVDMTQNLAEIFTKVLQSEEYEESEDKTVMALGILSTIDTILTVMEDHKEITQQLEGICLQVIGLVLQKPIIEFYEEILSLGFGLTCQTISPQMWQLLAVLYEVFQNDCFDYFTDMMPLLHNYVTVDTDMLLSNPKYLEVIYNMCKKVLTSDAGEDAECHAAKLLEVIVLQCRGRGIDQCIPLFVEAVLERLTRGVKSSELRTMCLQVAIAALYYNPALLIHTLDNMHFPHTPQPITAHFINQWMNDTEFFLGLHDRKMCIIGLSVLMELPSRPVVVDGIAAQIVPSVLLLFLGLKHLYSSRLNKPDLLACPGLPEEDQNEEIPSDEDEVNENCNAMMQQQTSTRVGHEDDEEEEDDEDYWDEEGLERTPLEEYNTPLDYDNGEDEYQFFTAALLRVQNTDQPWYQSLTTPLSDDQKKQLQEIYSLSQQRRSTAAKGQW, via the exons ATGGATCCCAATAGGATAATTCAAGCCCTGAAAGGGACGATTGATCCCAACCTCCGGATAGCGGCTGAAAACGAACTCAATCAG TCGTACAAGATCATCAACTTCGCCCCCACTCTGCTCCAGATCATTGTGTCTGAACAGGTGGAGTTCCCTGTTCGCCAAGCAG CGGCCATCTACTTAAAGAACATGGTGAGCCAGTACTGGCAGGACCGCGAGCCCTCTCTAGGGGAGGTGGTGTTCCCCTTCAACATCCACGAGAACGACCGCACTCAGATCAGAGACAACATCGTGGAGGGCATCATCCAGTGTCCCGAGTCCATCCG GGCCCAGTTGACAGTGTGTTTGCGAGCCATCATAAAGCATGACTTCCCTGGGCGCTGGACGGCCATAGTGGATAAGATCGGCCTGTATCTGCAGTCTCAGAACAGTGGCAGCTGGTACGGCAGCCTGCTGGCCCTCTACCAGCTTGTCAAGACCTACGA gtataAGAAGGCGGAGGAGAGGGATCCGCTGCTAGCAGCCATGCAGATCTTCCTGCCCCGTATACAGCAGCTCGTCACCCAGCTACTGCCTGACGGCACCATCTTCTCTGTCCTCATACAGAAACAGATCCTCAAGATCTTCCACGCACTCGTACAG TACTCCCTGCCTCTCCAGCTGATTAATAACACAGTCATTACCCAGTGGATGGAGCTCCTCAGAGCTGTTATGGACAGAGATGTCCCCCCA GAGACGTTGGAAGTGGATGAGGATGACCGTCCTGACTTGGTGTGGTGGAAGAGTAAGAAGTGGGCCCTATACATCATCACCAGACTGTTCGAGAG GTACGGAAGCCCAGGCAACGTGACAAAGGAGTACTTTGAGTTTGCAGACTTTTTCTTGAAGACGTACGCTGTAGGGATCCAACAG GTCCTGTTGAAGGTGCTGGACCAACACCGACAGAAGCAGTATGTCACGCCTCACGTCCTCCAGAAGTCTCTTAACTACCTGAACCAGGGCCTGTCTCACTCCCTCACCTGGAAACACATGAAGCCACACATGCAG ACCATCAGCCAAGAGGTGATCTTCCCTCTAATGTGTTACAAAGACGAGGATGAGAAACTGTGGCAGGAGGATCCATACGAGTACATCCGCATGAAATTCA ATGTGTATGATGACCATGCCCTCCCTGCCACCGCCGCCCAGAGCCTCCTGTGTAAAGCAGCCCGCAAGAGGAAGGAG GTTCTTCCCCAGATGATGGAGTTCTGCCACCAGATCATGATGGAGCCCTCTGCTGACCCCCGCAGGAAGGATGGGGCGCTGCATGTCATCGGCTCACTAGCCGAACTCCTACTGAAG AAGAGGGTGTACAGGGAGCAGATGGAGCTGATGTTACAGAATTACGTTTTCCCTCTACTCAACTCCCCTCTGGGATACCTCCGGGCcagg TCGTGCTGGGTGCTGCATTCGTTCAGCCCGCTGCGTTTCCATAACGAGTTGGTCCTGAGGAATGCGGTGGAGCTGGTCAAACAGGGCCTCATAGCAGACAAGGAGATGCCCGTCAAGGTGGAGGCTGCTATCGCCTTGCAGACACTGGTCAGCAACCAGGAGCAAG cTAAGGTCTACATCAGGCCCTACATCCGGCCTGTCATGCAGGAGCTGCTCCACGTCATCAAGGAGACGGAGAACGATGACCTCACTAATGTCATTCAGAAGATGATCTGCGAGTACAACCAGGAAGTGGCTGTCATCGCCGTCGACATGACCCAGAACCTG GCTGAGATCTTCACCAAGGTGCTACAGAGTGAAGAGTATGAGGAGAGTGAAGACAAGACGGTGATGGCTCTGGGGATCCTCAGCACCATAGACACCATACTCACTGTTATGGAGGACCACAAGGAG atcacTCAGCAGTTGGAGGGCATCTGTTTACAGGTGATAGGCCTGGTGCTGCAGAAGCCCATCATAG agtTCTACGAGGAGATTCTGTCCCTGGGGTTTGGGTTGACCTGCCAGACCATCTCCCCTCAGATGTGGCAGCTACTGGCGGTGCTCTACGAGGTCTTCCAGAACGACTGCTTTGACTACTTCACGG ATATGATGCCTCTTTTGCACAACTACGTTACCGTGGATACAGACATGCTCCTGTCCAACCCCAAATATTTAGAGGTCATATACAACATGTGCAAAAAG GTGCTGACCAGTGATGCAGGTGAGGATGCAGAGTGTCACGCTGCTAAGCTGCTAGAGGTCATCGTGCTCCAGTGTCGGGGGAGGGGCATTGACCAG TGTATCCCGTTGTTCGTGGAGGCTGTGTTGGAGAGGCTAACCAGAGGTGTGAAGTCCAGTGAGCTGAGGACCATGTGTCTGCAGGTGGCCATCGCTGCTCTCTACTACAACCCAGCCCTGCTCATCCACACGCTGGACAACATGCACTTCCCCCACACCCCACAGCCCATCACCGCTCACTTCATCAACCAGTGGATGAATGACACTGAGTTCTTCCTGGG gctccaTGACCGTAAGATGTGTATCATCGGACTGAGTGTTCTGATGGAGCTACCCTCCAGGCCAGTGGTGGTAGACGGGATAGCGGCTCAGATTGTCCCCAGCGtcctgctcctcttcctggggcTCAAACACCTTTACTCCTCCCGCCTCAACAAGCCAGATCTTCTGGCCTGTCCTGGGTTACCGGAGGAAGACCAGAACG AGGAGATCCCTAGTGATGAGGACGAGGTGAATGAGAACTGTAACGCCATGATGCAACAGCAGACTAGCACACGCGTAGGC